The Neovison vison isolate M4711 chromosome 10, ASM_NN_V1, whole genome shotgun sequence genome has a segment encoding these proteins:
- the BECN2 gene encoding beclin-2, which translates to MSSIRFICQGCRQPMKLDQFMGTLDPETTQESAASTFTSAQQEPGETLEHGPPARAETDSEKLRDGASCSTHPGDDKMPRDSSNKFILLGKFDSARTLTNIQKTIRDISDILTGEKDMDHPICEDCTDKLLEQIDTHLVIVESENQSYKYWMGRIHEEETKTLQEELEGLELEEARLVQELKEVEKNQERIAEDLEAARAETKMLDQQDEQYWRDYSYLQWQHLELQDELESMKNQLRHAQIQWGRLKKTSVFSATFEIRHDGPVGIINNFRLGCLPTTPVSWKEINMAWGQTALLLLALSNKIGLEFQRYRLIPCGNRSYLKSLTDDPVQLPLFCIAGQRTCSQVKFDQAMMAFLDCMQQFKEEAEKANWGLCLPYRIHAESGLMEDSGSSGEFYSIKTHLNSEEQWTKALKLMLINFKYSLAWVSLRCQE; encoded by the coding sequence atgtcttccatccGTTTCATCTGCCAGGGCTGCAGGCAGCCCATGAAGTTGGATCAGTTTATGGGGACCTTGGATCCTGAGACCACCCAAGAATCTGCAGCTTCCACATTCACCTCAGCTCAGCAGGAGCCAGGAGAAACCCTGGAGCATGGCCCTCCTGCCAGGGCAGAGACAGACAGTGAAAAGCTGCGGGATGGTGCCTCCTGTTCTACCCACCCTGGCGATGACAAGATGCCAAGGGACAGTTCTAACAAGTTCATCTTGCTTGGAAAGTTTGACTCTGCAAGAACACTCACTAACATCCAGAAGACTATTAGGGACATTTCTGACATCCTCACTGGTGAAAAAGATATGGACCACCCGATTTGTGAGGACTGTACTGACAAACTTTTAGAGCAGATAGACACCCACCTCGTTATTGTAGAATCCGAGAACCAGAGCTACAAATATTGGATGGGGAGGATACATGAGGAGGAGACAAAGACCctgcaggaggagctggagggcctggagctggaggaggcGAGGCTGGTCCAGGAGCTAAAGGAGGTGGAGAAGAACCAAGAAAGAATAGCAGAAGATCTTGAGGCAGCCCGGGCAGAGACCAAGATGCTGGACCAGCAGGACGAGCAGTACTGGAGGGACTACAGTTACTTGCAATGGCAGCACCTGGAACTGCAGGACGAGCTGGAGAGCATGAAGAACCAGCTGAGACACGCCCAGATCCAGTGGGGCCGCCTGAAGAAGACCAGTGTCTTCAGTGCCACCTTTGAGATCAGGCATGATGGTCCTGTGGGCATCATCAACAACTTCAGATTGGGCTGCCTTCCCACCACCCCTGTGAGCTGGAAGGAGATTAACATGGCCTGGGGCCAGACAGCCTTGCTGCTCCTTGCCCTGTCCAATAAGATTGGGCTGGAGTTTCAGAGGTACCGACTCATCCCCTGCGGAAACCGGTCCTATCTGAAGTCTTTAACAGATGACCCCGTTCAGCTGCCATTGTTCTGTATTGCAGGACAGAGAACTTGCTCACAGGTCAAATTTGACCAGGCAATGATGGCATTTTTGGACTGCATGCAGCAGTTCAAAGAAGAGGCTGAGAAAGCCAACTGGGGTCTTTGCCTGCCCTACAGGATTCATGCGGAGAGTGGCCTAATGGAAGACTCTGGAAGCAGTGGTGAGTTCTATTCAATCAAGACCCACTTGAACTCAGAGGAGCAGTGGACAAAGGCACTCAAGCTCAtgcttataaattttaaatatagtctCGCTTGGGTCTCTTTAAGATGCCAAGAATAA